One window of Balearica regulorum gibbericeps isolate bBalReg1 chromosome 20, bBalReg1.pri, whole genome shotgun sequence genomic DNA carries:
- the CARD9 gene encoding caspase recruitment domain-containing protein 9 isoform X7 codes for MLEEDSDETCWNNLENFRVKLISVIDPSRITPYLRQCKVISHDDEEQVLNDPSLVMRKRKAGVLLDILQRTGHKGFEAFMESLELYYPQLYKKITGKDPSRVFSMIIDTAGESGLSQLLMNEIMKLQSTVQEERRKAQELTMWLHTKEDTIREMWVRDSLLRKHQERAQKMKEERDSLGKELRKCKDENYNLAMSYAKQSEEKSAALMKNRDLILEIDHLKHSLMKAEDDCKLERKHTMKLKHAIEQRPSHEVMWEIQQEKELLLAKNQELENTLQQVAREQNLEKRLSKETLENDCSQILEERRELMNTIYSLRKELRQAEVLQDKALPPTRVLLTLSQQYAEEKEMLELQCTSLRKDSQMYKKRIEAVLQQMEEVASERDQALLTREQFYAQYSKNLVERDAYRKQIRELGERCDEMQLQLFQKESQLLATEAKLKRLQLELPTPTSDLDDTSSRDSQEKTALKDKTSNLPLERAVCLQSHQVSRSVA; via the exons ATGTTGGAAGAAGATAGTGATGAAACATGTTGGAATAACCTGGAGAACTTCCGGGTGAAGCTGATCTCTGTGATAGATCCTTCCCGTATAACACCCTATCTTCGTCAGTGCAAAGTGATCAGCCATGATGATGAGGAACAAGTTCTTAATGACCCCAGCCTGGTCATGCGCAAACGGAAGGCAG gtgTTCTTCTGGACATTCTTCAGCGAACAGGACACAAGGGCTTTGAGGCGTTTATGGAGAGTCTTGAGCTTTATTACCCACAACTGTATAAGAAAATAACTGGCAAGGATCCCAGCAGGGTTTTCTCCATGATTATAG ACACCGCTGGGGAATCTGGCCTGAGCCAGCTCCTGATGAACGAGATCATGAAGCTGCAGAGCACCGTGCAGGAGGAGCGGCGGAAGGCCCAGGAGCTCACCATGTGGCTCCACACCAAAGAGGACACGATCAGAGAGATGTGGGtgagggacagcctgctccgCAAGCACCAAGAGCGGGCGCAGAagatgaaggaggaaagggacagcCTGGGCAAGGAGCTGCGGAAGTGCAAGGACGAGAACTACAACCTGGCAATGAGCTATGCCAAGCAGAGCGAGGAGAAGAGTGCTGCCCTCATGAAGAACCGGGACCTAATCCTAGAG ATCGATCACTTGAAGCACAGCCTCATGAAGGCTGAGGATGACTGCAAACTAGAGCGTAAACACACGATGAAACTGAAGCATGCCATAGAGCAGCGCCCAAGCCATGAGGTGATGTGGGAGATCCAGCAGGAGAAGGAGTTGCTCCTGGCCAAGAATCAGGAGCTGGAGAACACTCTCCAG CAGGTTGCCAGGGAACAGAATTTGGAGAAGAGGCTCTCCAAGGAGACCCTGGAGAATGACTGTAGCCAGATACTAGAAGAACGCCGGGAGCTGATGAACACCATTTACAGCCTTCGCAAGGAGCTACGGCAAGCCGAGGTCCTCCAAGACAAA GCTCTGCCCCCAACCAGGGTGCTTTTGACCTTGTCTCAACAgtatgcagaggaaaaagagatgcTTGAACTACAGTGCACATCTCTGAGGAAGGACTCCCAGATGTATAAAAAACGGATTGAAGCTGTCTTGCAGCAGATGGAAGAAGTGGCTTCAGAAAGAGACCAG GCACTCCTGACCCGAGAACAGTTCTACGCGCAGTATTCCAAGAACCTGGTTGAGAGGGACGCTTACCGCAAGCAGATTCGGGAGCTGGGGGAGCGATGTGATGAAATGCAACTGCAGCTCTTCCAGAAGGAGAGTCAGTTACTGGCTACTGAAGCCAAGCTGAAAAGGTTGCAACTGGAGCTCCCCACGCCA acctcTGACCTGGATGATACCTCCTCCAGAGATTCCCAGGAA AAGACTGCCCTGAAGGACAAAACCAGCAATTTACCACTCGAGAGAGCAGTCTGCCTCCAAAGTCACCAAGT ttcaagGAGTGTAGCTTAG